The genomic stretch ATATTGAGGGTGAAGTCAGGGGCGTCGATGCCGATGAATACGTCGGGCTTTTCTTCGATCAGGGTCTGGATCAGCAACTTGCGGCGCTTGAGCAGCTCGCGCAGACGCCCCAGCACCTCGACCAGCCCCATGACGGCCAGACGTTCCATGGGGAAATAGGATTGCAGGCCTTCGGCTTCCATCAAGGGGCCGCCAACCCCGATGAAACGTACGTCGGGATGGCGCGCCTTGAGGGCGCGCATCAAGCCTGAACCAAGAATATCGCCACTGGCCTCACCGGCGACCAGCGCTACGCAAAGCTGGGCCATATCAGCGCGTGATGCCGCGAGCGGAGCTCAGGATCGACTGACGGAACAGCTCGACCTCGGGGTGTTGCGCGGCAGGTTCAGCCAGCTCCTTGAGTGCGTCTTCGACGGTCAGGCCCTGACGGTAGACAATCTTGTAGCAACGACGCAGCACATGGATCACCTCGTCGCTGAAACCGCGGCGGCGCATGCCCTCGAAGTTCATGCTGCGGGCTTCGGCCGGGCTGCCGAACACGGTAACGAAGGCCGGAACGTCCTTGCCAATCGCCGTGCCCATACCGGAAAACGCGTGGGCGCCAATGTGGCAGTACTGGTGAACCAGGGTGTAACCGGACAGGATCGCCCAGTCACCCACATGCACATGACCTGCCAGCGCCGTATTGTTTACCAGGATGCAGTGGTTGCCGATGACACTGTCGTGGCCAATGTGGGCATAGGCCATGATCAGGTTGTGGTCGCCCACGGTGGTTTCCGCACGGTCCTGAACAGTACCGCGGTGGATGGTAACCCCTTCGCGAATCACATTGTGATCGCCGATTACCAGGCGCGTCGGCTCACCCTTGTACTT from Pseudomonas putida encodes the following:
- the lpxA gene encoding acyl-ACP--UDP-N-acetylglucosamine O-acyltransferase → MNSIDPRAIIDPSARLADGVEVGPWSIVGPDVEIGEGTVIGPHVVLKGPTRIGKHNRIFQFSSIGEDTPDLKYKGEPTRLVIGDHNVIREGVTIHRGTVQDRAETTVGDHNLIMAYAHIGHDSVIGNHCILVNNTALAGHVHVGDWAILSGYTLVHQYCHIGAHAFSGMGTAIGKDVPAFVTVFGSPAEARSMNFEGMRRRGFSDEVIHVLRRCYKIVYRQGLTVEDALKELAEPAAQHPEVELFRQSILSSARGITR